The Aeromicrobium tamlense nucleotide sequence TCGGGGATGAAGGAGAAGCTCGCGAGGTCGATCCCGCGCTTGGCGACGTGCCGTCGGGCCACCGACGACAACACCTTGGAGCGGATTCCCCGCAGCAACTTCACCCGCACACGATAGTCCGTCGAGGGGTCCGGATCCGGCATGGGTTGCCGGATCGGGCCCACGGGTCGACCCTGTAGGGAACTACGAGGGGGAGACATGGCGACCAGCACCGACGACCAGCCCACCGAGCTCAGGAGGGTCCTCGGACCCAAGCTGCTGCTGCTCTTCATCATCGGCGACATCCTCGGCACGGGCGTCTACGCCCTCACCGGACAGGTCGCGGCCGAGGTCGGCGGCGCCGCGTGGCTGCCCTTCCTCGTCGCGTTCGGCGTCGCGCTGCTGACCGCACTGTCCTACCTCGAGCTGGTCACCAAGTACCCGCAGGCCGCCGGTGCCGCGCTCTACGTCCACAAGGCGTTCGGCATCCACCTGTTCACGTTCATGGTGGCCTTCACGGTCATGTGCTCCGGCATCACGTCGGCCTCGACGGCCGCCCGCGCGTTCGCCTCGAACCTCGCCGTCGGCATCGACTGGAAGGCCTCGAACTTCGAGATCATGCTGATCGCGCTGGGCTTCATGCTGCTCGTGGCCGCGATCAACCTGCGTGGTGTGAGCGAGGGCGTCAAGACCAACGTCGTGCTGACGCTGATCGAGCTCTCGGGCCTGCTGCTGGTCATCCTCGTCGGCCTGTGGGCGATCGCCGGTGGCGACGCCGACTGGGGCCGCGTCGTCGCCTTCGAGACGCCCGACGACAAGAACGTCTTCCTCGCCGTCACCACGGCGACCTCGCTGGCCTTCTTCGCGATGGTCGGCTTCGAGGACGCGGTGAACATGGCCGAGGAGTGCCACGAGCCCAACCGCATCTTTCCCAAGATCATGCTGACCGGCCTGGGCGTCACCGGAGTGATCTACCTGCTGGTGTCCATCTGCGCCGTGGCGATCGTGCCCGTGGGCGAGCTGGCCGGCAACGACACCCCGCTGGTCACCGTGGTCGAGCGCGGCGCCCCCGACATCCCGATCGACCAGATCCTGCCGTTCATCTCGATGTTCGCCGTCGCGAACTCGGCGCTCATCAACATGCTGATGGCCAGCCGCCTGCTGTACGGCATGTCGAAGCAGGGCATCATCCCGCGCAGCATCTCCAAGGTGAGCAGCCGCCAGACCCCGTGGGCCGCCATCGTGCTCACGACGGCCCTCGCGCTGGGCCTGATCACGTACGTCTCGAACGCCAGCACCGAGGCCGTCGCGATCCTCGGCGGCACCACGAGCCTGCTGCTGCTGGCCGTCTTCGCGGTGGTGAACACCGCTGTGCTGGTGCTGCGCAAGGACCACGTGGAGCACTCGCACTTCTCGACCGCGGCGCCGATCGCCATCCTCGGCGTCATCACCTGCGTCTACCTGGTGACTCCCCTGTCGGGCCGTCCCGCGGAGCAGTACGAGATCGCCGGCGTGCTGCTGGTCATCGGCCTCGTGCTGTCGGTGCCGATGTACCTGCTGAGCCGCCGCCGGGGCGAGCGGCTGGAGGTGGGCTCGCCGGACGACCTGCCGCCCCACGACATCCCCTGACCCCCAGCCGCTCGGCGGCTGGCTCGCTTCCTAGTGGCCGCCGCCGACGCGCTCGGGGTACTTCTTGGAGTACCAGAGGCTGGCCACGGCCGTGATCGTCAGCGTCGCGATGATGACGCCCAGGCTGAGCAGCGTGGGCACCTCGGGCACCGGGACCGGGCCGATGTGGTGCACCGGCTCGCCGCCGTTGATGAACGGCAGCTCGTTCTCGTGCAGCGCGTGCAGCACCAGCTTGATGCCGATGTAGAACAGCAGGAACGCCAGGCCGTACGACAGGAACACGAGGCGCTGCAGCAGGTCGCCCAGCAGGAAGTACAGCTGGCGCAGACCCATCAGTGCGAACACGTTCGCGGTAAAGACGATGTAGGGCTCCTGCGTGAGCCCGAAGATCGCCGGGATCGAGTCGAGCGCGAACAGGATGTCGGTGGTGCCGAGCGCGATGATGACCAGCGCCATCGGCGTGATCGCACGACGGCCGTTCTCGCGGACGACCAGCTTCAGGCCGTCCCACGTGTCGCTCAGGTTGAAGCGCTTGCGCGCGAAGCGGACGACGGCGTTCTCGACGTCCTCGTCCTCGTCGTCGTTCTTGGCCAGCTTGATCGCGGTGTAGATCAGGAAGGCGCCGAAGATGTAGAACACCCACGAGAACTCGTTGATCGCCACGGCGCCGAGCGCGATGAAGATGCCGCGGAACACCAGCGCCAGGATGATGCCGACGAGCAGCGCCTCCTGCTGGTACTTCCGCGGGACGGCGAAGCTGCTCATGATGATGATGAAGATGAACAGGTTGTCGATCGACAGGCTGTACTCGGTGAGCCAGCCCGCGTAGAACTCGATGCCGTACTGGTGGCCGTGGAACGACCAGACCCAGGCGCCGAAGGCGACGGCCAGGCCGATGTAGAACGACAGGTAGAGCGCGCACTCCTTGGTGGTGGGCTCGTGCGGCTTGCGGGCGATGACGATGATGTCGAACAGCAAGATGGCGATGGTCACCCCGATGGTGACACCCCACTCGAGCGTGCTGACGTTCACAGGCGGTCCTCTGTTCTCTCCGGGTCGGCTACGACTCGGAGGTCTCTTCCACCGGGCTGTGCAGCGAGCCGGTCCGGCGTCCCGGGGTGGTCGACGATGACCCCCGTGCTGACGAGACGCCGGTGATGGGAATACTCCCCTCCGCCGGAACAGTCTCGCAGCACGGTGGTGACAGCGCCAATTCAGGTGCCGGCGCCGAGCATGCCGCGCAGCTCGCGCTTGAGCTCGCCGATCTCGTCGCGCAGGCGCGCGGCCACCTCGAACTGCAGGTCGGCCGCGGCCTGGTGCATCTGGTCGGACAGCTGGTCGATGAGCGCCGCGAGCTCGCCCGAGGGCAGGTCGGCGAGGTCCTTGGTGTGCTGGCCCAGCGGCACCGCCGCGCCCTTGCGCTTGTGGTCGCCGGTGGCGGCGAGCAGCGCGCGGGTGTCCTCGTCCTCGCGGGCGAGCATGTCGGTGATGTCGCCGATCTTCTTGCGCAGCGGCTGCGGGTCGATGCCGTTCGCCGTGTTGTAGGCGACCTGCTTCTCGCGGCGGCGGTTGGTCTCGTCGATCGCCGAGGCCATCGAGTCGGTGATCCGGTCGGCGTACATGATGACCTGGCCCGACACGTTGCGCGCCGCGCGGCCGATCGTCTGGATGAGCGAGCGGCCCGACCGCAGGAAGCCCTCCTTGTCGGCGTCGAGGATCGCCACGAGGCTGACCTCGGGCAGGTCGAGGCCCTCGCGCAGGAGGTTGATGCCGACGAGGACGTCGTACTCCCCCATCCGCAGCTCGCGCAGCAGCTCGACGCGGCGCAGCGTGTCGACCTCGCTGTGGAGGTAGCGGGTGCGGATGCCGGCCTCGAGCAGGTAGTCGGTGAGGTCCTCGGACATCTTCTTGGTCAGCGTGGTGACCAGGACGCGCTCGTTGCGCTCGACACGGTCGTTGATCTCGCCGATGAGGTCGTCGATCTGGCCCTTCGTGGGCTTGACGATGACCTCGGGGTCGATCAGGCCGGTGGGGCGGATGACCTGCTCGACGACGTCGCCCTCGACCTTGTTCATCTCGTAGTCGCCCGGTGTGGCCGAGAGGTAGACGGTCTGGCCGATCCGCTGGAGGAACTCGGGCCACTTCAGCGGCCGGTTGTCCATCGCGCTGGGCAGCCGGAAGCCGTGCTCGACGAGCGAGCGCTTGCGGCTCATGTCGCCCTCGTACATCGCGCCGATCTGCGGGATCGTCACGTGCGACTCGTCGACGACGAGCACGAAGTCCTGCGGGAAGTAGTCGAGGAGGCAGTTCGGGGCCGAGCCCGGAGGGCGGCCGTCCATGTGCAGCGAGTAGTTCTCGATGCCGGAGCAGGTGCCGACCTGCTCCATCATCTCGAGGTCGTACGTGGTGCGCATGCGCAGGCGCTGGGCCTCGAGCAGCTTGTTCTCGCGCTCGAGCACCTCGAGGCGCTCCTCGAGCTCGAGCTTGATCCGCTCGATCGCCCGGGCCATCACCTCGGGGCCGGCGGCGTAGTGCGTGGCGGCGCCGACGTAGAGCTCCTGGTCGTCGCTGAGCACCTCGCCCGTGAGCGGGTGCAGGGTCATGAGGCGCTCGATCTCGTCGCCGAAGAACTCGACCCGCACCGCCATCTCCTGGTAGACGGGGAAGATCTCGACGGTGTCGCCCTTCACGCGGAACGTGCCGCGGGTGGAGCTGACGTCGTTGCGCACGTACTGCGCCTGGACGAGCGTGCGCAGCAGGTGGTCGCGACCCATCTCGTCGCCGACCTTGAACCCGATCATGCGGTTCAGGTACTCCTGCGCCGAGCCGAGGCCGTAGATGCACGACACGGTGGCGACCACGATGACGTCGCGCCGCGTGAGCAGCGACCACGTGGCCGAGTGGCGCAGCCGCTCGACCTCCTCGTTGATCGAGGAGTCCTTCTCGATGTAGGTGTCGCTCTGCGCGATGTACGCCTCGGGCTGGTAGTAGTCGTAGTACGACACGAAGTACTCGACGGCGTTGTTCGGCAGCAGCTCGCGCAGCTCGTTGGCGAACTGCGCGGCGAGGGTCTTGTTGGGCAGCATGACGAGCATCGGGCGCTGGAGCTGCTCGGCCAGCCAGGCCGTGGTGGCGGTCTTGCCGGTGCCGGTGGCGCCCATGAGGACGACGTCGTTCGTCCCGCCCTGGATGCGCTGCGTGATCTCGGCAATCGCGGCGGGCTGGTCGCCGGCGGGCTGGTACTCGGAGACGACCTCGAACGGCGCCACCTGCCGCGTGAGCTCGGAGACAGGTCTCATGCGTCGAGCCTACGGGCGAGGTCCGACATTTCGCGCGTCGGCGAGAGAGGACCGGTCAGCGCCTGACGCGGTACCGCAGGTACATCAGCCCGGCGGCGCACTCGCGGCTCTCGACGAGGTCGAGGTCGACCCGCCGGCGACCGTGCGAGAAGAAGGGGATGCCCCCGCCGACCAGGACCGGACTCACCCGCAGCCGGTACTCGTCGATGAGGTCGAGGTCGGCTGCCTGCGCGGCCAGCGTGGCGCCCCCGATCGCGATGTCACCGTCGCCCGGCTCGGCCTTGAGCCGCTCGATCTCCTCCTGCAGCGTCCCGGTGGCCAGCCGCGCGGCGCCCTGCACCTCGGTGAGCGAGCGCGAGAGGACGACCTTCGGCAGCGGGTTCCACCGCTCGGTCCACCGACGCTCCAGGTCGCTCAGGTCGGGGTCCTCAGCAGCCGTCTCCCAGTAGAGCATCGTCTCGTAGACCCGCCGGCCCATGAGGTGCGTGGAGACGCCCGCGATCTCGTCGAGCGAGATCTCCATGATCTCGGTGATCGTCTCGTCGGTCGCGCCCCAGTCGAAGGAGCCGTCGGGCCCGACGATGTAGCCGTCGAGCGTCAGTCCCATCGAGTACGTCACGTCGTGCATCGCGTCTCCCCTGCCGTCGGTCGTCCGAACGTACGACGCCGGGTCTCAGTCCGTCGAGGGGTCGGGCGCGATCCCGAGCGTGCGGATCGTGGTGGCCAGGCCCCGGTACTGACCGACGAGCAGCGTGAGCTCGATCGCCTGCGCCTCGTCCCAGTAGGCGCGCAGCCGAGCCCAGGTGGCGTCGTCGATGCCCTCGTGCGCGATCAGCTGGTCGGTGGCGGCGAGCAGCACGGCGTCCGAGGGCCTCCAGCCCTCGAGGCCGTCGGCACGCGTGCGCTCGATCTCCTCGGTCGTCAGTCCGGCGCGCCGGCCGAGCCGCACGTGGTGACGGCGCTCGTAGTCGCTGTCGCAGTGGTGCGCGACGCGCAGGATCACGACCTCGGTCTCGCGCCGCGGCAGGCGGCCGCGCAGCATGAGGGCCCCCGAGTAGAGGAGCCAGGCCCGGAACAGCGAGCGGTTGCGGCCGAGCGTGGTGAACAGGTGGGCCTCGCGCACGCCGGCCCCGCGGGACAGCGCCTTGCCGAGCAGGAAGTTCACGAGCCCGAGCTGGCGGCGGCCGCCCGGGGCGACGCGGGGCGCCCTCATCGGCCCGCCCCGGCCTTCGCCTTGGCCCGCGTGAGGCTGCGGTTGAGAAGCCGCATCACCGCCTCGTACCCCCACGGGAACCAGCGCTGCGCGTAGTGGCCGAGGCGGATGTCGCGCGAGGTGTAGACCCAGTAGCGCCGACGCTCGAGCCCCTTCACGATCGCGGCCGCGGCCTCGTCGGGCCTGATCGCGTGCCGCAGGAACCGGCGCTCGACGGCTTGCATCGACGGCGCCGAGCGGTCGACGCCGACCACCTCGAGACCCTCGACGAGCGGCGTCGCCACCGCGCCCGGGCACACGAGGCTCACGCCGATCCCGTGGCGGCGCAGGTCGAACCGCAGCACCTCGGAGACGCCCCGGAGGCCGAACTTGCTGGCGCTGTAGGCCGCGTGCCACGGCAGGCCGAAGATCCCCGCCGCGCTCGAGACGTTGACCACGTGTCCCCCGCGGCGCGCCTCGATCATGGCGGGCAGGAACGACGACATCACGTGCACCGGTCCCATGAGGTTCACGTCGATGAGCCGGCGCCAGTGCTCCTCCTGGAGCCGGTCGATGGTCCCCCAGATCGAGATGCCGGCGATGTTGAGCAGCACGTCGAGCGCGCCCACCTCCGACCCGACCTCGGCGGCGAGGGCGCGCACGGCGTCGGCGTCGGTGAGGTCGACGGCACGCACCATGAGCACGCGTCCGCCCGCGGCACGCACCTCCTCAGCCGTCCGCTCGAGTCCCGCGGAATGGAGATCGGTGAGCACCAGGTGGGCCCCCTCCCGGCCGAGTGCGACCGCGGTGGCGGCGCCGATGCCCCCGGCCGCTCCCGTGACGAGGCACCGCTTCGTACGAATGTCCAACTTCCCCATGCCGTCACCCTAGCGGTGTCCTGCCTCACAGTTTCTGCCTCGGCGGGCCGACGCGGCCGGTGCAAACGCGGACCAGACCGATAGGGTCGGTGTCATGGCCATCGTCGAGCGCAGGGCGCAACGCACGCGCGAGATCCTCGATGCGACCCGCGCGCTCTTCGACGAGCGACGCATGCGGGACGCGCAGATCGAGGACATCGCCCGGGCGGTCGGCATCAACCGCGCGATCATCTACCGCCACTTCACCACGAAGGAAGAGCTCTTCGCGATGACGCTGGTGGACTACCTCAACCAGCTCGAGTCGCGGCTGGCCAAGTCCGACGACCCCGAGCTGACCCCGGGCCAGCGGATCGACACCATCACCGTGGAGTTCCTCTCCTACGGCACCGAGTACCCGGCCTTCGTCGACTGCGCGCAGTCCCTGCTGCGCCACCGCGGCTCCGAGCTGCTGGAGCAGATCAGCCTCGAGCGGCTCACCGAGCTGGGCGCGGCGATCAACCGCTGCTTCGACCACATCACGTCGGCGATCGAGGCGGGCAACGCCACCGGCGAGTTCGACGTCAAGGACCCCGAGCTCATCGCGAACATCATGTACACGCAGGGCCTGGGCATCCTGAACCTCGTGACCTTCCAGCGCTCGATCCGCGAGCTCAACTCCGGGCTGCCCACGATGGAGCACCTGCCCACGACCGAGGTCCTCGACCTCGCGAAGCGGTCGGTGCGCGCCATCGTCGAGCGCCCGGACTGACCCTCCCCCAGACGCGAAGCGGGGCCGGTGGCTGATGCCACCGGCCCCGCTGTCGTTCGTGCGTCAGCGCTCGAGGATCGCCACGACGCCCTGACCGCCGGCGGCGCAGATCGAGATCAGGCCACGGCCCGATCCCTTCTCCTCCAGCAGCTTCGCGAGGTTGGCGATGATGCGGCCGCCCGTGGCCGCGAACGGGTGCGCGGCGGCGAGCGACGAGCCCTTGACGTTCAGCTTGTCGCGGTCGATCGAGCCGAGCGGGCTGTCGAGGCCGAGGCGCTGCTTGCAGAAGTCCGCGTCCTCCCACGCCGCGAGGGTCGACAGCACCTGGCCGGCGAACGCCTCGTGGATCTCGTAGAAGTCGAAGTCCTGGAGGGTCAGGCCGTTGCGCTCAAGCATGCGCGGCACCGCGTACGCGGGCGCCATGAGCAGGCCCTCGCCGCCGTTGACGTAGTCGACGGCCGCGGTCTCGTAGTCGACGAGGAACGCCTTGACGTCCCAGCCCCGACGCGCGGCCTCCTCCTCCGAGGCCAGCAGAGCGACGGAGGCGCCGTCGGACAGCGGCGTGGAGTTGCCGGCCGTCATCGTGGCGGCGTCGCCCAGCTGCCTGCCGAAGACGGGCTTGAGCTTGGCGAGCTTCTCGACGGTGGAGTCGGGGCGCAGGTGGTTGTCGCGCTCGACGCCGTTGTAGGGCGTGACGAGGTCGTCCTGCCAGCCCGACTCCCACGCAGCGGCCAGGTTCTGGTGCGAGCGCGCGGCGAGCTCGTCCTGCGCCTCGCGGGTGATGCCCCACTCGTGGGTGGTGAGCGCCTGGTGGTCGCCCATCGACAGGCCCGTGCGGGGCTCGGCGTTGCGCGGCTGGTCGGGCGCGAGGTGGCTCGGGCGGATCTTGCCGAACAGCTTGAGCAGGGCCTTCTTGTCGCCCTTGGCGTTGGCCTGGTTGGCCTGCAGCAGGATCTTGCGCAGCTTGTCGTTGACGGCCAGCGGCGCGTCGGACGTGGTGTCGGTGCCGCCGGCGATGCCGAACTCGATCTTGCCCAGGGCGATCTTGTTGGCGACCTGGAACGCGGCCTGCAGGCCCGTGCCGCACGCCTGCTGGATGTCGGTGGCGGGCGTCGCGGGTGAGAGCTTGGAGCCCAGGACGACCTCGCGGGTGAGGTTGAAGTCGCGCGCGTGCTTCAGGACGGCTCCGGCGACGACCTCGCCGGCGCGCTCGCCCTCGAGGCCGAAGCGCTCGACGAGCCCGTCGAGGGCGGCGGTCAGCATGTCCTGGTTGGAGACGCCCGTGTAGACGGTGTTGGACCGCGCGAACGGGATCCGGTTGCCGCCGATGACGGCGACGCGGCGGATGGTGGCGGCGTCCTGGGAGGCGGCCTTCGAGGCCTTCGTGGAGGGCTTGTCAGCCATGAGGAACCTTTCGTCTGCGACCTTCGTCGCTTTCCTTTGCCGTGGCGCTGTCGTGCAGGCTAGAGTCACCTTAACGCGTTCAGATACCGATGGTATCTGAGAGATCCGAGAGATAGGACACACCCTGCGATGAGCGACCGTTACAAGTCGATGGTCCAGAACCCGATCGGTCAGTTCTTGGTGAAGAACCTGGGCCTGCCGAATCCGCCGGAGCTGGAGCGCTACCGCGGCGGCGCGCTGGTCGACGGTCCCGTCCTGATCGGTGGCGCCGGCCTGGTCGCCGAGTCCCTCCCGGGTCTGCTCAAGGGCGCCGGCATCGACACCACCACCGTGCGCGCCGAGGGTCGTCGCTACAAGGGCCTCGTCTTCGACGCCTCGATCATCGACTCCGCCGCCGGCACCGTCGCGCTCCAGGAGTTCTTCACGCCCGTCCTGCGCAGCCTCGCGTCCAGCGCCAAGATCGTCGTCGTCGGCGTGCTGCCCGAGCGCGCCGGCTCGGTCGGCGCCGCCATCGCGCAGCGCGGCCTCGAGGGCTTCGTGCGCTCGCTGGGCAAGGAGATCGGCGCCAACGGCAGCACGGCCAACCTCGTGTACGTCACGCCCGAGTCGAAGGACGCGATCGGCTCCACGCTGCAGTTCCTGCTCTCGCCGAAGTCCGCGTTCGTCGACGGCCAGGTCGTCCGCCTCGGCACCACCGACCTCGTCGAGGCCGACTCCCCCGCCGACCCCGCGCTCCCGCTGGCCGGGAAGGTCGCCCTCGTCACCGGTGCCTCGCGTGGCCTCGGCGCCGCGATGGCCCGCACCCTGCACCGCGACGGCGCCACGATCATCGGCCTCGACGTCCCGCCGCTGCAGGCCGACCTCGACGCGCTGATGGAGGAGCTCGGCGGCTCGTCGATCGTCTGCGACATCACCGCCGACGACGCGCCCGAGACGATCGCAGCCGGCCTCGGCGACGGCGTCGACCTCGTGGTGCACAACGCGGGCATCACGCGGGACAAGCGCCTCAAGAACATGAAGTCCGAGAACTGGGCGAAGGTCGTCGACATCAGCGTCGGCGCCCCCGAGCGCATCACGGCCCACCTGCTCGAGCAGAAGCTCATCCGCCCCGGCGGTCGCGTCATCGGCATCTCGTCGATCGCCGGCATCGCGGGCAACAACGGCCAGACCAACTACGGCACGGCCAAGGCCGGCGTCATCGGCTTCGTCCAGGCGCTCGCCCCGCAGGTGGCCGGCGACGGCATCACGGTCAACGCGATCGCGCCGGGCTTCATCGAGACCGACATGGTCAAGACGATGCCGCTGGGCATCCGCG carries:
- a CDS encoding APC family permease, with product MATSTDDQPTELRRVLGPKLLLLFIIGDILGTGVYALTGQVAAEVGGAAWLPFLVAFGVALLTALSYLELVTKYPQAAGAALYVHKAFGIHLFTFMVAFTVMCSGITSASTAARAFASNLAVGIDWKASNFEIMLIALGFMLLVAAINLRGVSEGVKTNVVLTLIELSGLLLVILVGLWAIAGGDADWGRVVAFETPDDKNVFLAVTTATSLAFFAMVGFEDAVNMAEECHEPNRIFPKIMLTGLGVTGVIYLLVSICAVAIVPVGELAGNDTPLVTVVERGAPDIPIDQILPFISMFAVANSALINMLMASRLLYGMSKQGIIPRSISKVSSRQTPWAAIVLTTALALGLITYVSNASTEAVAILGGTTSLLLLAVFAVVNTAVLVLRKDHVEHSHFSTAAPIAILGVITCVYLVTPLSGRPAEQYEIAGVLLVIGLVLSVPMYLLSRRRGERLEVGSPDDLPPHDIP
- a CDS encoding TerC family protein, with product MNVSTLEWGVTIGVTIAILLFDIIVIARKPHEPTTKECALYLSFYIGLAVAFGAWVWSFHGHQYGIEFYAGWLTEYSLSIDNLFIFIIIMSSFAVPRKYQQEALLVGIILALVFRGIFIALGAVAINEFSWVFYIFGAFLIYTAIKLAKNDDEDEDVENAVVRFARKRFNLSDTWDGLKLVVRENGRRAITPMALVIIALGTTDILFALDSIPAIFGLTQEPYIVFTANVFALMGLRQLYFLLGDLLQRLVFLSYGLAFLLFYIGIKLVLHALHENELPFINGGEPVHHIGPVPVPEVPTLLSLGVIIATLTITAVASLWYSKKYPERVGGGH
- the uvrB gene encoding excinuclease ABC subunit UvrB, with the protein product MRPVSELTRQVAPFEVVSEYQPAGDQPAAIAEITQRIQGGTNDVVLMGATGTGKTATTAWLAEQLQRPMLVMLPNKTLAAQFANELRELLPNNAVEYFVSYYDYYQPEAYIAQSDTYIEKDSSINEEVERLRHSATWSLLTRRDVIVVATVSCIYGLGSAQEYLNRMIGFKVGDEMGRDHLLRTLVQAQYVRNDVSSTRGTFRVKGDTVEIFPVYQEMAVRVEFFGDEIERLMTLHPLTGEVLSDDQELYVGAATHYAAGPEVMARAIERIKLELEERLEVLERENKLLEAQRLRMRTTYDLEMMEQVGTCSGIENYSLHMDGRPPGSAPNCLLDYFPQDFVLVVDESHVTIPQIGAMYEGDMSRKRSLVEHGFRLPSAMDNRPLKWPEFLQRIGQTVYLSATPGDYEMNKVEGDVVEQVIRPTGLIDPEVIVKPTKGQIDDLIGEINDRVERNERVLVTTLTKKMSEDLTDYLLEAGIRTRYLHSEVDTLRRVELLRELRMGEYDVLVGINLLREGLDLPEVSLVAILDADKEGFLRSGRSLIQTIGRAARNVSGQVIMYADRITDSMASAIDETNRRREKQVAYNTANGIDPQPLRKKIGDITDMLAREDEDTRALLAATGDHKRKGAAVPLGQHTKDLADLPSGELAALIDQLSDQMHQAAADLQFEVAARLRDEIGELKRELRGMLGAGT
- a CDS encoding dihydrofolate reductase family protein — its product is MHDVTYSMGLTLDGYIVGPDGSFDWGATDETITEIMEISLDEIAGVSTHLMGRRVYETMLYWETAAEDPDLSDLERRWTERWNPLPKVVLSRSLTEVQGAARLATGTLQEEIERLKAEPGDGDIAIGGATLAAQAADLDLIDEYRLRVSPVLVGGGIPFFSHGRRRVDLDLVESRECAAGLMYLRYRVRR
- a CDS encoding carboxymuconolactone decarboxylase family protein — encoded protein: MRAPRVAPGGRRQLGLVNFLLGKALSRGAGVREAHLFTTLGRNRSLFRAWLLYSGALMLRGRLPRRETEVVILRVAHHCDSDYERRHHVRLGRRAGLTTEEIERTRADGLEGWRPSDAVLLAATDQLIAHEGIDDATWARLRAYWDEAQAIELTLLVGQYRGLATTIRTLGIAPDPSTD
- a CDS encoding SDR family oxidoreductase, translating into MGKLDIRTKRCLVTGAAGGIGAATAVALGREGAHLVLTDLHSAGLERTAEEVRAAGGRVLMVRAVDLTDADAVRALAAEVGSEVGALDVLLNIAGISIWGTIDRLQEEHWRRLIDVNLMGPVHVMSSFLPAMIEARRGGHVVNVSSAAGIFGLPWHAAYSASKFGLRGVSEVLRFDLRRHGIGVSLVCPGAVATPLVEGLEVVGVDRSAPSMQAVERRFLRHAIRPDEAAAAIVKGLERRRYWVYTSRDIRLGHYAQRWFPWGYEAVMRLLNRSLTRAKAKAGAGR
- a CDS encoding TetR/AcrR family transcriptional regulator; the protein is MAIVERRAQRTREILDATRALFDERRMRDAQIEDIARAVGINRAIIYRHFTTKEELFAMTLVDYLNQLESRLAKSDDPELTPGQRIDTITVEFLSYGTEYPAFVDCAQSLLRHRGSELLEQISLERLTELGAAINRCFDHITSAIEAGNATGEFDVKDPELIANIMYTQGLGILNLVTFQRSIRELNSGLPTMEHLPTTEVLDLAKRSVRAIVERPD
- a CDS encoding acetyl-CoA C-acetyltransferase encodes the protein MADKPSTKASKAASQDAATIRRVAVIGGNRIPFARSNTVYTGVSNQDMLTAALDGLVERFGLEGERAGEVVAGAVLKHARDFNLTREVVLGSKLSPATPATDIQQACGTGLQAAFQVANKIALGKIEFGIAGGTDTTSDAPLAVNDKLRKILLQANQANAKGDKKALLKLFGKIRPSHLAPDQPRNAEPRTGLSMGDHQALTTHEWGITREAQDELAARSHQNLAAAWESGWQDDLVTPYNGVERDNHLRPDSTVEKLAKLKPVFGRQLGDAATMTAGNSTPLSDGASVALLASEEEAARRGWDVKAFLVDYETAAVDYVNGGEGLLMAPAYAVPRMLERNGLTLQDFDFYEIHEAFAGQVLSTLAAWEDADFCKQRLGLDSPLGSIDRDKLNVKGSSLAAAHPFAATGGRIIANLAKLLEEKGSGRGLISICAAGGQGVVAILER
- a CDS encoding 3-oxoacyl-ACP reductase, with translation MSDRYKSMVQNPIGQFLVKNLGLPNPPELERYRGGALVDGPVLIGGAGLVAESLPGLLKGAGIDTTTVRAEGRRYKGLVFDASIIDSAAGTVALQEFFTPVLRSLASSAKIVVVGVLPERAGSVGAAIAQRGLEGFVRSLGKEIGANGSTANLVYVTPESKDAIGSTLQFLLSPKSAFVDGQVVRLGTTDLVEADSPADPALPLAGKVALVTGASRGLGAAMARTLHRDGATIIGLDVPPLQADLDALMEELGGSSIVCDITADDAPETIAAGLGDGVDLVVHNAGITRDKRLKNMKSENWAKVVDISVGAPERITAHLLEQKLIRPGGRVIGISSIAGIAGNNGQTNYGTAKAGVIGFVQALAPQVAGDGITVNAIAPGFIETDMVKTMPLGIREAGRRLSSLSQGGQPVDVAEAIAWYCHPGSSAISGNVVRVCGQGFLGA